The following proteins are encoded in a genomic region of Leptospira fainei serovar Hurstbridge str. BUT 6:
- a CDS encoding acyl-CoA dehydrogenase family protein, whose protein sequence is MYQELTEQQIEIRDTIRNFVKKEITHEVAIHWDEENKHPEELINRMRTELGVNGLTIPEEYGGWGLGSVEQCLVTEELSRGCLGISLCFGYTGLGILPILKGASHEQKKKWLQPVIDGEYGVSFCLSEPGAGSDVPGMSTTAVKKGDKWVINGTKQWITGGGSAGAYTVFAYTDKGRGTRGVSCFYVKRETPGLIVGKKEDKLGIRASDTRQIIFEDCAVEEVNMIGKENLGFIYALQTLNASRPYVAAMGVGVAQAALDHASKYARQREQFGSKISSFQAVQHMLADMSIGVETARQICYLSARMSDAEDPRLPKYSAIAKAYCSETAMKAAIDAVQIYGGYGYTKEYPVEKLMRDAKILCIFEGTTQIQKNEIAAYVIREAASAK, encoded by the coding sequence ATGTACCAGGAACTGACTGAGCAACAGATCGAAATTAGAGATACGATCCGCAATTTCGTTAAAAAAGAGATTACCCACGAAGTAGCGATCCACTGGGACGAAGAGAATAAACACCCCGAAGAACTTATCAACAGAATGAGAACCGAGCTTGGTGTGAATGGCCTTACCATCCCGGAAGAATACGGCGGCTGGGGACTCGGATCCGTAGAACAATGCCTTGTAACCGAAGAACTTTCCCGGGGATGTCTCGGTATCAGCCTTTGTTTCGGTTATACCGGTTTGGGGATCCTACCGATTCTAAAAGGTGCAAGCCATGAGCAGAAGAAAAAATGGCTTCAGCCGGTAATCGACGGGGAATACGGAGTATCTTTCTGTCTTTCCGAACCGGGCGCCGGTTCCGACGTTCCAGGGATGAGCACTACTGCCGTTAAGAAAGGCGATAAGTGGGTGATTAACGGAACTAAGCAATGGATTACCGGTGGTGGAAGCGCAGGTGCTTATACAGTATTCGCTTATACCGATAAAGGTCGAGGAACCCGCGGTGTTTCCTGTTTCTATGTGAAACGTGAGACTCCGGGGCTGATCGTAGGTAAAAAGGAAGATAAACTAGGAATTCGTGCATCGGATACCCGCCAAATTATCTTCGAAGATTGCGCAGTAGAAGAAGTCAATATGATCGGCAAAGAAAACCTCGGGTTTATTTACGCTCTTCAAACATTGAATGCTTCTCGTCCATACGTCGCCGCAATGGGAGTTGGTGTCGCGCAAGCAGCTTTGGATCATGCCTCTAAATACGCACGTCAACGTGAACAGTTTGGATCCAAGATTTCCAGTTTCCAAGCAGTTCAGCATATGTTGGCCGATATGTCGATCGGAGTCGAAACCGCTCGCCAAATCTGCTATTTGTCTGCTCGTATGTCGGACGCCGAGGACCCTCGTCTTCCGAAATACTCCGCAATTGCAAAAGCGTATTGCTCTGAAACCGCAATGAAAGCTGCAATTGATGCCGTTCAAATCTATGGTGGATACGGATACACGAAAGAATATCCCGTTGAAAAACTTATGAGGGACGCAAAAATTCTCTGTATCTTCGAAGGAACCACACAGATCCAGAAGAACGAGATTGCGGCATACGTGATT
- a CDS encoding LIC_13076 family protein: MRVRSIWIVFLTSLIWLNSCTLEKRISSNPEKRIILASETSVQCKLHSTKSRWAFLGGLIPAWKSPIFFGLIPALNSPIPEPPLGQTIRVTEAARWHDYTVTILLGWLTSLTKRTIIVEFCEENLFVNHWNDREESIDQKMHRMAMTGKVTIQPRNGETFLAKVVGFDSETIFLEVSALDPSGTVVDKAHFKDGSIVEGRAITQNDLEIVMELKDNSRQTYLKSRLKKLELRVPVTILEKKAVPKADILKIMFEELE; this comes from the coding sequence ATGCGGGTTAGATCGATTTGGATTGTTTTTCTCACTTCGTTGATTTGGCTAAATTCTTGTACATTAGAAAAACGAATCAGTTCTAATCCTGAAAAGCGAATTATCCTAGCGTCAGAGACATCCGTACAATGCAAGCTCCATTCGACTAAATCGCGTTGGGCATTTCTTGGGGGCTTGATTCCAGCATGGAAGTCTCCTATATTTTTCGGTTTGATTCCGGCATTGAACTCTCCGATTCCTGAGCCGCCTCTAGGCCAGACGATTCGCGTAACCGAAGCGGCACGTTGGCACGATTATACCGTAACTATTCTGTTAGGCTGGTTGACCTCTCTTACGAAACGAACGATCATCGTGGAATTTTGCGAAGAGAATTTATTTGTGAACCATTGGAATGATCGAGAGGAAAGTATAGATCAAAAGATGCACCGAATGGCTATGACCGGCAAAGTCACAATTCAGCCACGAAACGGAGAGACCTTTCTCGCGAAAGTGGTCGGTTTCGATTCGGAAACTATCTTTTTGGAAGTTTCAGCTCTTGATCCTTCCGGAACCGTCGTCGATAAGGCGCATTTTAAAGACGGTTCAATCGTGGAAGGAAGAGCAATCACTCAAAATGATTTGGAAATAGTCATGGAGTTGAAGGATAATTCCCGTCAGACCTACTTAAAATCTAGACTTAAGAAATTAGAGCTGCGCGTTCCGGTTACGATATTGGAAAAAAAGGCCGTCCCGAAAGCCGATATTCTCAAAATCATGTTCGAGGAACTCGAGTAA